The Rissa tridactyla isolate bRisTri1 chromosome 16, bRisTri1.patW.cur.20221130, whole genome shotgun sequence genome includes a window with the following:
- the P3H1 gene encoding prolyl 3-hydroxylase 1 — translation MALPALLPLLLLAATAPGPGMGTGMAPEPGPEPGPVPADPPLPAQPPDALFAAGAEAYSRGDWPAVVLQMERALRARAAVRSRLVRCRLRCANATAGPAEGTEPQTEPVLRDLLFFRGLLRRAACLRGCGPAAPSRYRLGDELDREFSKRSPYNYLQVAYFKMNRPAQAAAAAHTFFVANPGHQEMRQNLEYYQAMAGVREDDFTDLEAKPHLTEFRLGVRFYSEEQPAAAILHLEKALEEYFVADAECRALCEGPYDYEGYNYLEYNADLFQAITDHYMQVLSCKQGCVTELASQPGREKPVEDFLPSHFNYLQFAYYNNGNYEKAIECTKTYLLFFPNDEVMNQNLAYYTAVLGENLAGPIQPREEIQAYRQRSLMEKELLFFSYDVFGIPFVDPDTWTPEEVIPKRLREKQKVERETAARISEEIGNLMKEIETLVEEKAKESADMSKFIREGGPLVYEGASVTMNSKALNGSQRVVVDGVLSAEECRELQRLTNAAASAGDGYRGKTSPHTPSETFYGVTVLKALKLGQEGKVPLQSAYLYYNVTEKVRHMMESYFRLEVPLHFSYSHLVCRTAIDEKQEGRSDNSHEVHVDNCILNAEALVCVKEPPAYTFRDYSAILYLNGDFEGGAFYFTELDAKTETAEVQPQCGRAVGFSSGSENPHGVKAVTKGQRCAIALWFTLDPRHSERERVQADDLVKMLFGTEEGDLLREMEQEPPAAVAVGKDEL, via the exons ATGGCGCTGCccgcgctgctgccgctgctgctgctggcggccaCGGCACCGGGACCGGGAATGGGAACGGGAATGGCACCGGAACCGGGGCCGGAACCGGGGCCGGTACCGGCCGACCCCCCGCTGCCGGCCCAGCCCCCGGACGCTCTGTTCGCCGCCGGCGCCGAGGCGTACTCGCGGGGCGACTGGCCCGCCGTGGTGCTGCAGATGGAGCGGGCGCTACGGGCCCGGGCGGCCGTGCGTTCCCGGTTGGTGCGGTGCCGCCTGCGCTGCGCCAACGCCACGGCGGGACCAGCGGAAGGCACCGAGCCCCAGACCGAACCGGTGCTCCGCGACCTGCTCTTTTTCCGGGGGCTCCTCCGCCGCGCCGCCTGCCTGCGCGGCTGCGGGCCCGCCGCGCCCTCCCGGTACCGGCTGGGCGACGAGCTGGACCGCGAGTTCAGCAAGCGCAGCCCCTACAACTACCTCCAGGTCGCCTATTTCAAG ATGAACCGGCcggcgcaggcggcggcggcagcgcacACCTTCTTCGTGGCCAACCCCGGGCACCAGGAGATGAGGCAGAACCTGGAGTACTACCAAGCCATGGCGGGCGTCCGCGAGGACGACTTCACCGACCTGGAGGCCAAACCCCacctg ACCGAGTTCCGTCTCGGTGTCCGGTTTTACTCGGAGGAGCAGCCGGCCGCCGCCATCCTGCACCTGGAGAAGGCGCTGGAGGAGTATTTTGTGGCGGATGCCGAGTGCCGCGCGCTCTGCGAGGGACCCTACGACTATGAGGGCTACAACTACCTGGAGTACAATGCGGACCTTTTCCAGGCCATCACAG ATCACTACATGCAGGTGCTGAGCTGCAAGCAGGGCTGCGTTACGGAGCTGGCCTCGCAGCCTGGCCGGGAGAAGCCCGTGGAGGATTTCCTGCCCTCGCACTTCAACTACCTGCAGTTTGCCTACTACAACA ATGGGAATTACGAAAAAGCCATCGAATGCACCAAAACCTATTTGCTCTTCTTCCCAAACGATGAGGTGATGAACCAGAATTTGGCCTATTACACCGCCGTCCTGGGGGAAAACCTGGCAGGACCCATCCAACCCCGAGAG GAGATCCAGGCGTACCGCCAGCGAAGCCTGATGGAGAAGGAGCTGCTCTTCTTCAGCTACGACGTCTTCGGCATCCCCTTCGTGGATCCG GACACATGGACACCCGAAGAGGTGATACCAAAAAGACTGCGAGAGAAACAAAA GGTGGAGCGGGAGACAGCAGCACGCATCTCAGAGGAGATCGGCAACCTCATGAAGGAGATCGAGACGCTGGTGGAGGAGAAGGCTAAGGAGTCTGCCGATATGAGCAAGTTCATCCGAGAAG GTGGCCCCTTGGTGTACGAAGGAGCCAGTGTCACCATGAACTCCAAGGCTCTGAATGGCTCCCAGCGCGTCGTGGTGGATGGGGTCCTTTCCGCCGAGGAGTGCCGGGAGCTGCAGAGACTGACCAAC GCGGCTGCCTCAGCCGGGGATGGCTATCGTGGGAAGACATCTCCTCACACCCCCAGCGAGACCTTCTACGGCGTGACCGTCCTCAAGGCCCTCAAG CTGGGCCAGGAGGGCAAGGTGCCCCTGCAGAGCGCCTACCTCTACTACAACGTGACGGAGAAGGTGCGGCACATGATGGAGTCGTACTTCCGCCTGGAGGTCCCGCTCCACTTCTCCTACTCCCACCTGGTGTGCCGCACAGCCATCGATG AGAAGCAAGAAGGCCGGAGTGATAACAGCCATGAGGTGCATGTGGACAACTGCATCCTCAATGCGGAGGCTCTCGTGTGCGTGAAGGAACCTCCAGCCTACACCTTCCGGGATTACAG TGCCATCCTCTACCTTAACGGAGACTTCGAAGGAGGAGCGTTCTACTTCACTGAGCTGGATGCCAAGACCGAGACC GCGGAGGTTCAGCCGCAGTGTGGTCGTGCCGTGGGCTTCTCCTCCGGCTCGGAGAACCCCCACGGGGTGAAAGCCGTGACCAAGGGCCAGCGCTGCGCCATCGCCCTCTGGTTCACCCTGGACCCTCGACACAGCGAGCGG GAGCGTGTGCAGGCGGATGATCTGGTGAAGATGCTTTTTGGCACGGAAGAGGGGGATTTGCTGCGGGAGATGGAGCAGGAGCCACCAGCTGCCGTCGCGGTGGGGAAGGACGAGCTCTGA
- the C16H1orf50 gene encoding uncharacterized protein C1orf50 homolog — protein sequence MAAAGGAEPGGGGGADLALVEGSVGRAARVGDPGDLVALARQVQQADDFIRANACNKLTVIAEQIRYLQEQARKVLDEANRDADLHHVACNLVKKPGNIYYMYRRESGQRYFSILSPKEWGTCPHEFLGAYKLQHDMSWTPFEDIERRDAEINILDKLLSRQAALPPCTEPNFQGLTK from the exons atggcggcggcgggtggcGCGGAGcctggcggcggcggtggcgcggACCTGGCCCTGGTGGAGGGCAGTGTAGGCCGCGCCGCCCGCGTCGGGGACCCCGGGGACCTGGTGGCCCTGGCCCGGCAGGTGCAGCAG GCGGACGACTTCATCCGAGCGAATGCCTGCAATAAATTGACCGTCATCGCTGAGCAGATCCGGTACTTGCAGGAGCAGGCTCGGAAG GTCTTGGATGAAGCTAACAGAGATGCTGATCTGCACCACGTGGCCTGCAACCTTGTGAAGAAGCCAGGAAACATTTACTACATGTATAGGCGGGAGAGCGGACAGCGATACTTCTCTATCCTCTCTCCTAAG gaATGGGGGACCTGTCCCCACGAATTTCTTGGTGCCTATAAGCTCCAGCACGACATGTCCTGGACTCCGTTTGAGGACATTGAGAGACGAGATGCTGAAATAAACATCCTGGATAAGCTGCTGAGCCGGCAGGCAGCGCTGCCACCGTGTACCGAGCCCAACTTCCAGGGCCTGACCAAGTGA